Genomic DNA from Acidimicrobiales bacterium:
CCCACCACGATGCGGATGCACGGCGTCGAGGGCCTGCGTGTGGTCGACGCCTCGGTGATGCCGGTCATCACGAACGGCAACATCTACGCCCCCGTGATGATGATCGCCGAACGGGCAGCCGACATGATCCTCGGCAACACTCAGCTACCGCCCGATGACACGCCCGTCCATCGGGCACCCGCGGCGGGGAGGTTCGCAGGGTGACTGTGGGCGTAGGCCCCAGGGGGGATCGATGTGTGCCGCTTGAAGTGCTTCGAGAAGTGGGCTTGGTCGTAGAAGCCGACTGCGTGTGCCACTTCGGCGGGCGGCATTCCGTCCAGTAGGAGCTTTCGGCCGGCCTCGACCCGCTTTCCGATCAGGTAGGCGTGAGGCGTTACCCCGTACGCCGCTCTGAAGCTGCGAACCAAGTGGGGCTTGCTCCGGTCCAGCTGCGCAGCGGCCTGGGCAAGGGTGATCGGATTCGATTGCGAGTCGTCGAGGAGCAGACGTAGCCGCTGTGCGACGCCGGCATCTCGGACATCTGGATCGAGGGTGTTGCGCTCGAGGTGTCGCGTGATGCGATCGGCGATCATCGCCAGCGAGGACTCGGCTTGGATGTGGTCGGCGCCGGCCAGCAGTTGCTCGTGAAACTCGACGAGAGCGCGACGAAGGGCCCGATCGGCAATGTTGGTCTGATCGACCGCCGCCCCGACGAGATCGATGGGCAAGAAGCTCTCGTCGAGGTACAAGACCCGCTTCGTGAAACCGGGAGCGCCCGGTGCCGGCTTGCCGTTGTGGGTGACCCCCGGCGGCAGGATCGCAACCGTCGCCACCTCAGCTCCACAGGGTCGCCGGTCGAGCTCGTAGCTGATGGCCCCGCTGTCGACGATGAGCACCGTCCAGGTGTCGTGGGCGTGGGTCGGATAGCCGTAGTCGAAGATCCGGGCGTGGAAGACCTCGGAAACTCCTGGGACCTCCGGCCGCCAGGCCACGACCCGGCACTGCGGTGGCAGCGTTTCTTCCACATCAACAACGTACAAGCCGCCGATCCAGGGTTCAGCGAGAATCGAGGGATGACCTCCTCCAAACCCGTCAACCGGGCACTCGCTGTGAGCACCCGGGTCAAGATCGCACTTGCCGTTCGCTCTGATCTCGAGGTCTGGCAGAAACTCAACGTCGCTGCCTTCCTACCGAGCGGTTTCGGGACGGCCGATCCGTCACTGACCGGCGATGCCTACGCCGATGGCGACGGTTGCTCGTATCCGCCCATGCTCGCTCACCCGGTCAGAGTGTTCACCGGCGATTCGTCGGCACTCCGCCGGAGCTTCCAACGAGCACTCGACAGAGGTCTCCTCGTGAGCGTCTACACCGACGACATGTTCAGCACCATGAACGACGACGACAACCGAGCAGCTGTCGCCGCCGTCAAGACGCCGGACCTCGTACTGGCCGGCTTTGCCGTGGCCGGTGACGCACGACAAGTCGACAAGGCGTTCGACAAACTTGCGCTTCACACCTGACCGCCGGCGACGACACCTCCGGGCGGCGTCCTACCCGCGAGCCCTCGGCAGGAGGGACGCAGCTGCATTGCGGTCGATGGAAGCTCGCTGGTCTTCATCGAGGAGGTACTTCTCGTAGAGACCAGTGAAGGCGGCGACGGCGGCGTCGGGTGCGTAGGGCCAGTCCGTTCCGAACAACACGTGGCCGGGTCGGGCGAACGACAGCAGGCTGGGGAGCGCGTACGGGCTGCCGGACAACGCGGTGTCGAAGTAGAAGCGACTGAGCAGCTCGAGTCCGTCCACTGCATTCCCGGTGGGTGAGGCCGCGCTCGACAACCGCATGGCCGCGTAGGGAACGAAGCCGCCCGCGTGGGACAAGATCATGGGCACGTCAGGGCAGCGCTCGATCGTGCCGGACCGGCACAGATTGACCGCAGCTCTCGTGGTGTCGAGAAGGAAGTCGGCGACGAACGGCGGGATGCCGTCGACGGGAGCCAGTCCGGGAAGTGTTGACGGGTGGATGAAGACGACGGCCTTGCGGCGCTGGAGTTCGTCGAACACCGGATCGAAGACGGGGTCGCCGAGGTAGACACCTCGATGGTTGGCAAGCAGCACGACGCCGTCGGCGTGGAGTTCGTCGAGCGCTCGAGCCAGTTCGACGAGGGCTGCATCCACATCGGGGAGTGGGAGTGTGGCAAAGAACCCGAACCGCCCCGGGAGATCACTGACGACGGCGCTCGCGTAGTCATTGACGAGCCGGGCCATGGCCGCCGCATCGCTCCCGTCGCCGAGATGGGTGCCAGGCGTCGAGACCGAGAGCACCGCAGTGTCGATGCGATGCCGGTCCATCAGTTCGAGTGCGGAGGTCGGTGACCACTCGGGGATCGGGAGGCCACCGGCGAGTTGGCCCTTCGTGCGCAGCCACTTCGCGTACTCAGGTGGGACGACATGGTGGTGGGTATCGATCCGGCCGGCCATGCCGCACACTACCTCGCCGTGCAACACCGGCTTGGCGTGACTGCGCTCAGCGACGGTTGGCGAAGTACTTGCGGTAGCCCTCCGCCACCTCGCGCAGCTCGGGGTCGGCTTCGAACCTCGGCTCGTAGGCCTCCCACGCCGCTTCCTTCTTGTGGGGGATGTACTCGCGGGGCCAGTACCCCTCGTGCGGGCGATAGCCCTTGAGCACCCGACGAGCAACCGTTGACTTGTGGACCTCGTCGGCACCGTCGGCCAGCCCCATCGTTGGCGCCGACGCGTACATCTCCTGCAACGGCGTCAGATCGGTGGTGCCCAACGAGCCGTGGATCTGCAGGGCGTTGAAGGACACCTCTCGCAGCACCTTGGACATCGTGAACTTCACCACCGCGATGTCGGTGCGAGCCTCCTGGGTGGAGGTGTTGTCGATCTTCCACGCGCACTCGAGCACGAGCAGCCGCAACATACGGATCTGGGCGTAGGACTCGGCGATCTTCTCCTGCACCATCTGGTGTTCGGCGATGGTCTTGCCGTGCGACTCGCGGCTCAGCGCTCGTTCACACATCATGTCGAAGGCCAGGTTGCACTTGGCGATCGTGCGCATGGCGTGATGAATGCGGCCGCCACCGAGACGCCGCTGGGCCAACACCTTGGCGCCGTCCTCGGGGCCGAGCAGATGGTCGGCGGGAACGCGGACGTCTTCATAGATGATGTGATTGTGGTTGCGCGGCTCCGGCATGATCGTCACGCCCGGCGTCTCACGCGGCACCACGTACATGCCGTTGGTGCACATCACGAACAGGATGTCGGCGACCCGACCGGCCGAGGTGAACCACTTCTCACCGTTGATGACCCACTCGTCGCCATCGCGCACCGCGTGGGTCTTGAACAGGTTGGGGTCGGAACCGCCCTGGGGCTCGGTCATCGAGTACGCCGAGAACATCTCCTGGTTCAACAACGGCTCGAGCCAGCGCTTCTTCTGCTCCTCGGTGCCGTAGGCCGCAAGCATTTCCATGTTGCCGGTATCGGGCGCTGCGGCGCCGAACATCTGCGGCGCTGCCGGATACTTGCCGAGGATCTCGTTGATGAGACCCAGCTTGAGCTGACCGAACCCCGGCCCTCCCAGATCCTCATCGAGGAACAACGCCCACAGACCCTGATCCTTCACTTGCTGCTGGAGGTCGGCGACGAGCGCCTTCACCTTGGGATGCTTCGAGCGTACGGCGTGCGGAAAGACATAGTGCAGCGGCTCGAGCTCACGTCGGCAGAAATCGTCGACCCAGTCCAGCTTCGCCTGGAACTCGGGTTCGGTCTGGAAGTCCCATGCCATGGGTGTCACCTCTCGGATCGTCGACGGCCGGGGCCCCATCCCACGTGCCGGTGTGTGGAGCCACAGTGCCACCTCGCCCGTCGCCTGCACAATCTCCAGCTCAGGGTTGTGTGATCATCACACCCAGGAGCTCCTTGAGTAGCTTGGCCCCCACGGCCGCGGTCATGTCGTTGATGTCTCGATCGGGGTTGATCTCGACGATGTCGGCCCCGACGACAATCACGTCGGGCTGCGCGCCCACCTGATTGATGAGGTCGATGACCTGGCGCGTGGTCAGACCGCCGGGCTCGTGGTGTGAGACGCCCGGTGCGTAGGCGGGATCGAGGCCGTCGACGTCGATGGTGAGGTAGACGTCACCGTCGAGCGGGGGAACACGACCGTCCCAGTCCGCCGCCGTGAACACCTCGACCCCGAATCGCTCGACTTGGTCCGCCTGGTGGGCCGTCATCGTCCGGACGCCGAACTGCAGAAGTCGGTCAGCGAGGCCAGCTTCCATGATGCGAGCGAAGGGGCAGGCGTGGCTGAGCCGCTCACCGTCGAGCTCGTCATAGAAGTCAGGGTGGGCGTCGATGTGCACGATGGTGAGATGCCCGACACGCGGCGAGAGTGCTTCGACCAGCGGGAGCGTCACGAAGTGATCACCGCCAAGAGCGATGATCGGCTTGCCCGCTTCGGCAAGACCGGCTGCGTGCGCACGGATCTGCGATCGAGCCGTTGCCGGGTCGTCGTCGATATCGAGGTCGCCGCCGTCGATCCACCGTTCGAGCGACGGGTGCAGATCGACCCCGTGTTCGGTGAACCAGTTGCCGGCACCGGAGTGGAGGACTCGGCGCACGGCGGCGGGAGCTCGCGCCGGTCCGCGGAGGTACGACGACGAACCGTCGTAGGGAAGGCCGATGAGCGTTGGCTGTCGAGCGGTCATGTCGAGATCATCGGCGTCTCTGTGGACCAGTTGCCGTCGAGCACCGAGGTTCGGAGCGTAGTGCGCCGCAACCGCGCCGGCTCTTGCCCCACCCTCCTGGTGTGGCTCCGTGGTCGTCGCCGCTCACGTTGCACCGTCCGGCATCACCGACCGGACGATCGCGTAACCGGGGGCGTCAACCGGCGTCATGGACCCGAGTGGTGTCGCCGCTCGGGAGACACCCGACCCAGTGAGGAGATGGAATCGATGGCAGAGAACCCCGAGGTGACCGGAGCGGTCATTGCGACCGCGTCCGGCACCTACTTCATTCCCGAGACCGAGTTGGAGTCGTACCGGGTACCAGATGAGATCGCCGGCGAGATGCGCTCCTCGCTCGGCCTCGACGCCGACGTCGTCGGTTTCAGCCAGCCAAGCGAACCGCTGCCCTCTCCAAGCGAGGCAAAAGTCGCGCCGGTCACGTGGCAGCGGCAGAAGATCGGTGGTCCGGTCGTGCTCGGCAACATGATGCTGCACACCGCAACACGCTGGTGACCCCAACCGCCCGGCCATCCGGAGGCGAAGCTGCCATTCTGGCCGATTCGCACCGGTCGGTCGGGCGGCAGAGTCCGTTCGCACGGGCCTTCGATCCGCTCGTCCACGAACGACTCGGTGCGCTCGACGATGCGGTGCTGGACCCTGGCGTCGTTCCGGCGCTCGTCGTCTCGATCGCCGACGACCTCGCCGATCTTGCGGGCGATGTCCTACTCGATCGGTTCGCTCGGGCTCGGTGGCGCCGTTCGATGGCCGCCGAGGCGACAGGCGACCATGACCGATTCCTCGGCGAACTCGAAGATGGGGGGCTCGCCGAGCTACTCACCTCGATCCCGGCGTTGTCAGCGCTGCTCGAGCAGCGCCTCACCGAGCGAGTGGCAGAAGCAAGGGGGCTCGTTCAGCGTTTGCTTGCCGACGCGCCAATGCTGTCGGAGCGGTTCGGATTCGAACTCCCGGTCCGCACCTTCCATGGGCTCGTCGGCGGGTCCGCAGCGCTCGGAAGCAAAGCTGGCGTGATAATCGTCTACAAGGCGCGACCGGTCGACATGGATGCTGCGTTCGCCGAACTGGTCGGCTGGCTCGATCGAGTCGTCGACAGCGACCTTCGCCCACCGCTGGTCATCGAGCGCACCGACTACGGGTACATGGAGTACATCCCGCACTGCCCACCTGTCGACGGGCATGCGCACAAACGCTACCTGGGGTGCGCCGGCACGTTGCTGGCGCTGACGACCCTGCTCGGTTCGGCCGATCTCCATGTCGGCAACATCCACATCAACGGTGACCGACCGGTCGTCCTCGACGCCGAGGTGGTGTTGCGGCCCCGACGCTCGCGCTCAGTAGCGGAACGGCCGTCGCCGGACCATACGGGGTGGCTGGCCTTCGGCGGCTACGTCGAGCCGAGCGGGCTCGCCGCAGAGTTTCGCCTCACAGAGCCGGGACCGTGGACTGGGCTAGGCACCGATGCCGTCCGCCGTCGGCCGCAGACGGCATCGAGACATCGCGCCCGCAAACGTGTTGCCAATGGCCTGGCGACATGGTCCCCGTCAACGATCGATGCGTTCTGCGAGGGCTTCCGATCGGGCTACCGGGCGATGTGCGAGACCGACCCTCCGCTCGATGTGTTCAGCGAGACTCGACCTCGCGTGATCCTGCGTCCGTCGCGTCACTACGACGCCGCCATCGCGCAGTCGCTACGACCCACGACGCTGGCCGGCGGCGACACGGGACGCCTCGAGGCCATCGCCAAGATGCTGTCGGCCCTTCCTCCAGCGCTCCCCGACGCCATCGGCGGCGCTTTCGCCGCGGTCGAACGTGCCACGGTGTTCGCCGCCCACTACCCGCGTTTCACGATGCCGGCCGACGGAGGTGCGCTCACGCTCGCGGGCGACGAGATCGGCGCGGCCATTGCGTCCGCCCCGTTGGAACGGGCCCGCCGGATCGTGCGGCAGGCTTCGACAGGTGACATCGATGATCACGTCGCCGTCATTCGCGCCGGGCTTGCCTCCGCCGCGCTCGATGGCTGAGCGCCGACGAAATTGCGCCAGCCGGTCAGGGGCGTGGCGGAGCTGACTGCCGTTGCTCGCGGTACGCACGCTCGCGGCGAACGGCCCGAAGCAGGGCGTCGAGGTCGTCGTAGCCGTGGTCGGCGAGGAAGCCGGCCAGATCGGAGGGCAGGGAACGGCCGAGGGACTCGAGCCACCAGCGAAGGACTTCGACGGCATCGCCATCGACAGCAACGGAGGCATCGGTCGTACCGGTCTCGTCGAGCACCGCAGCCTTGTCGCGCGCTCGAGTCGCATAGTCGCCGGCGAGACCGCAGAGTTGCGAGATACGGAACAGATCCTGGTCGGCCTCGTGCCTCGACCGGTCATCGGCCCAGCGAAATGCCGTCTCGGCTTCCACCAGTTCGGCCACACCCGTCTCGTCGAAGTGCGGCGCATCGACCCATCCGGTCCCGAGGTGCTGGTCGAGTCCGGCGCGAGTCTCGGCGAGCATGTGCGCGTCGAATCGAACGCCGGCGGCGCCGGCCCAGCGCCGGGCGAACAGCCGGAGCCGAGCGTCGATCGTGCTCCGGCGATGCTGCTCGGGGTCAAGGCGAAGCTCGTCATTCGCCATGGCAACGAGCGCGCCGTCGGTCGAGCTTGACCTCTGCGCACTGAACGACGCCTGGGCCCTCGACCAATAGCCGGTTTCCGAGAGCCTCCAGCTCTCGAGGAACGTGCCGTCGGTGCCGACGTTCCGAGGATCGATGGCGGCTCGCAGGGCTGCGCGAGCGTCTTCGGCCTTCTGGTCCACGACGCCGTTGTCGGCGAGATGCTGTTCCAGTGCGATC
This window encodes:
- a CDS encoding AraC family transcriptional regulator; its protein translation is MEETLPPQCRVVAWRPEVPGVSEVFHARIFDYGYPTHAHDTWTVLIVDSGAISYELDRRPCGAEVATVAILPPGVTHNGKPAPGAPGFTKRVLYLDESFLPIDLVGAAVDQTNIADRALRRALVEFHEQLLAGADHIQAESSLAMIADRITRHLERNTLDPDVRDAGVAQRLRLLLDDSQSNPITLAQAAAQLDRSKPHLVRSFRAAYGVTPHAYLIGKRVEAGRKLLLDGMPPAEVAHAVGFYDQAHFSKHFKRHTSIPPGAYAHSHPANLPAAGARWTGVSSGGS
- a CDS encoding DUF2000 domain-containing protein — translated: MTSSKPVNRALAVSTRVKIALAVRSDLEVWQKLNVAAFLPSGFGTADPSLTGDAYADGDGCSYPPMLAHPVRVFTGDSSALRRSFQRALDRGLLVSVYTDDMFSTMNDDDNRAAVAAVKTPDLVLAGFAVAGDARQVDKAFDKLALHT
- a CDS encoding amidohydrolase family protein; this translates as MAGRIDTHHHVVPPEYAKWLRTKGQLAGGLPIPEWSPTSALELMDRHRIDTAVLSVSTPGTHLGDGSDAAAMARLVNDYASAVVSDLPGRFGFFATLPLPDVDAALVELARALDELHADGVVLLANHRGVYLGDPVFDPVFDELQRRKAVVFIHPSTLPGLAPVDGIPPFVADFLLDTTRAAVNLCRSGTIERCPDVPMILSHAGGFVPYAAMRLSSAASPTGNAVDGLELLSRFYFDTALSGSPYALPSLLSFARPGHVLFGTDWPYAPDAAVAAFTGLYEKYLLDEDQRASIDRNAAASLLPRARG
- a CDS encoding acyl-CoA dehydrogenase family protein — protein: MAWDFQTEPEFQAKLDWVDDFCRRELEPLHYVFPHAVRSKHPKVKALVADLQQQVKDQGLWALFLDEDLGGPGFGQLKLGLINEILGKYPAAPQMFGAAAPDTGNMEMLAAYGTEEQKKRWLEPLLNQEMFSAYSMTEPQGGSDPNLFKTHAVRDGDEWVINGEKWFTSAGRVADILFVMCTNGMYVVPRETPGVTIMPEPRNHNHIIYEDVRVPADHLLGPEDGAKVLAQRRLGGGRIHHAMRTIAKCNLAFDMMCERALSRESHGKTIAEHQMVQEKIAESYAQIRMLRLLVLECAWKIDNTSTQEARTDIAVVKFTMSKVLREVSFNALQIHGSLGTTDLTPLQEMYASAPTMGLADGADEVHKSTVARRVLKGYRPHEGYWPREYIPHKKEAAWEAYEPRFEADPELREVAEGYRKYFANRR
- the speB gene encoding agmatinase, which encodes MTARQPTLIGLPYDGSSSYLRGPARAPAAVRRVLHSGAGNWFTEHGVDLHPSLERWIDGGDLDIDDDPATARSQIRAHAAGLAEAGKPIIALGGDHFVTLPLVEALSPRVGHLTIVHIDAHPDFYDELDGERLSHACPFARIMEAGLADRLLQFGVRTMTAHQADQVERFGVEVFTAADWDGRVPPLDGDVYLTIDVDGLDPAYAPGVSHHEPGGLTTRQVIDLINQVGAQPDVIVVGADIVEINPDRDINDMTAAVGAKLLKELLGVMITQP
- a CDS encoding DUF4135 domain-containing protein, translated to MTPTARPSGGEAAILADSHRSVGRQSPFARAFDPLVHERLGALDDAVLDPGVVPALVVSIADDLADLAGDVLLDRFARARWRRSMAAEATGDHDRFLGELEDGGLAELLTSIPALSALLEQRLTERVAEARGLVQRLLADAPMLSERFGFELPVRTFHGLVGGSAALGSKAGVIIVYKARPVDMDAAFAELVGWLDRVVDSDLRPPLVIERTDYGYMEYIPHCPPVDGHAHKRYLGCAGTLLALTTLLGSADLHVGNIHINGDRPVVLDAEVVLRPRRSRSVAERPSPDHTGWLAFGGYVEPSGLAAEFRLTEPGPWTGLGTDAVRRRPQTASRHRARKRVANGLATWSPSTIDAFCEGFRSGYRAMCETDPPLDVFSETRPRVILRPSRHYDAAIAQSLRPTTLAGGDTGRLEAIAKMLSALPPALPDAIGGAFAAVERATVFAAHYPRFTMPADGGALTLAGDEIGAAIASAPLERARRIVRQASTGDIDDHVAVIRAGLASAALDG
- a CDS encoding TfuA-like protein, translating into MSASIAVFLGPSLSTTEAIEIAPDCTIHPPAACGDVYRVAATGPDTIVLIDGLFESVRSVWHKELLWALQAGIRVIGASSMGALRAAECAAFGMEPIGRIANDYLAGNRSRDGDVAVAHREGDGAWSATSVPLVNVEATSEAGAAAGAISDEQRVLIDEAAAQQFYAERTWPSIIEAVREVDAAAAIALEQHLADNGVVDQKAEDARAALRAAIDPRNVGTDGTFLESWRLSETGYWSRAQASFSAQRSSSTDGALVAMANDELRLDPEQHRRSTIDARLRLFARRWAGAAGVRFDAHMLAETRAGLDQHLGTGWVDAPHFDETGVAELVEAETAFRWADDRSRHEADQDLFRISQLCGLAGDYATRARDKAAVLDETGTTDASVAVDGDAVEVLRWWLESLGRSLPSDLAGFLADHGYDDLDALLRAVRRERAYREQRQSAPPRP